In Phragmites australis chromosome 24, lpPhrAust1.1, whole genome shotgun sequence, the following are encoded in one genomic region:
- the LOC133907063 gene encoding histone-lysine N-methyltransferase ATXR4, with protein MFLSRRLLSTAAAAAARGPPPIRVALTESVGRGIFATRPVSAGELLHSAQPLVSHPSPSLLHEVCYSCLRRKSGGEGRHASGEGCYFCSDACREHAKGFHDVEKNVDWSFFDDHCSSRGLKYPYMAKRLACMVISGAANADCLNILQPARLHQGTLIEMEEEFELLESTFRKAGFQDEVTTFLTKEWYINVLARIRINAFRIELVASSYEDLLSSAAASVSCDASVGNAVYMLPSFYNHDCDPNTHIVWLENADAKLKALRDIEEGEEMRICYIDTSMDVNARQKILADGFGFECHCLRCLSGD; from the exons ATGTTCctcagccgccgcctcctctccaccgctgcggccgccgccgcccgcggccCGCCCCCGATCCGCGTGGCCCTGACGGAGTCCGTCGGCCGCGGCATCTTTGCTACCCGCCCAGTCTCCGCCGGCGAGCTCCTCCACTCTGCGCAGCCCCTCGTCTCCcacccctccccctcattgCTCCACGAG GTGTGCTACAGCTGCCTCAGGAGGAAGTCCGGTGGGGAAGGGCGCCACGCGAGCGGCGAGGGTTGCTACTTCTGCAGCGACGCTTGCAGGGAGCACGCCAAG GGGTTCCATGACGTTGAGAAGAACGTGGATTGGTCTTTCTTTGATGACCACTGCAG TTCACGTGGTCTGAAGTACCCATACATGGCCAAGCGGCTCGCTTGCATGGTGATATCGGGAGCTGCTAATGCTGATTGTCTTAACATACTTCAGCCAGCCCGTTTGCACCAGGGGACGCTGATCGAG ATGGAGGAGGAGTTTGAGTTGTTGGAGTCCACTTTTAGGAAAGCTGGGTTTCAAGATGAAGTCACAACCT ttttGACCAAAGAGTGGTACATCAATGTATTGGCAAGAATACGCATAAATGCGTTCCGCATTGAATTGGTTGCAAGCTCATATGAGGATCTTCTATCCTCAGCGGCAGCCTCAGTATCCTGTGATGCATCAGTTGGCAATGCGGTTTATATGCTTCCCTCTTTCTACAACCATGACTGCG ATCCGAATACTCACATAGTTTGGCTGGAAAATGCGGACGCTAAACTGAAGGCCCTCCGTGATATTGAAGAAG GTGAGGAAATGCGCATCTGCTACATTGATACAAGCATGGATGTCAATGCTCGGCAGAAGATTCTTGCTGATGGATTCGGCTTCGAGTGCCACTGCCTTCGGTGCTTGTCTGGAGACTAG
- the LOC133907166 gene encoding uncharacterized mitochondrial protein AtMg00810-like, translating into MAFLLYIDDMILTLSTSSLLQWVIGQLKAEIAMKDLGPLHYFLRIQVTRSSGGLFLSQANYALDLLEHVLMKGLPTLVFQEFKSSIGVHQEHADTAVGVLEYLFRVMLTAATDSICSNGFSYQSMPLAYVSFNNRMSPKISVLTSIGIGHS; encoded by the exons ATGGCCTTCCTCCTCTACATCGATGACATGATCCTGACTCTATCAACATCTTCTCTTCTTCAATGGGTCATTGGCCAGCTAAAAGCTGAAATTGCGATGAAGGACCTGGGCCCTCTGCACTATTTTCTTAGGATTCAAGTGACTCGCTCCTCTGGTGGCTTATTCTTGTCCCAAGCAAATTATGCCCTTGATTTACTGGAAC ATGTTCTCATGAAGGGCCTACCTACTTTGGTGTTTCAGGAGTTCAAGTCTAGTATCGGCGTTCACCAAGAACACGCTGATACTGCGGTGGGGGTGTTAGAATACCTATTTAGAGTCATGCTAACAGCAGCTACAGACTCGATATGCTCCAACGGCTTCAGCTACCAGTCCATGCCTCTCGCCTACGTCTCGTTCAACAACCGCATGTCTCCAAAAATCTCTGTTTTGACTAGCATAGGAATTGGTCATAGTTAG